TAAATAAAATATATGGCAGAATTTACAACAAAAGGGGTTGCATTTACATTCTATATGTAATTAAAAAGATATTTTTTTATAAAATTTTCTATATCATTTTAATTTTACTTCCTCTTTCTCCGGGGATAGCTTTTTCTACTTGGATACGTTTTAAAACTCTTAATTTTAACTCTTCCAAATGAGTGATAATACCTATTTTTATTTTCTCCTCGCTTCTAATATTTTCAATAGAATCCATAACCTTGTCCAAAAGTTTTGAATCAAGACTACCAAATCCCTCATCTAAGAAGAAAAATTCAAGAGGTCTTTTTCCTTTTAATTGTAACTGTTTTGAAAGAGCAAGAGCAAGACACAATGATACTACAAAGGTTTCTCCTCCAGAAAGAGTGGCTGTACGTCTTCTTTTTCCCTCGTTAAAGAAATCCACAACATAAAAGTTTGAACTCTCGTCAGAAGTCAGTTGATACCTACCATTACTGATTTTATTAAGCCTTTGTGATGCCATAGCCACCACATTTTTAAGTTTTTTATCAACCAAAAAGCTAACAAAATCTTTTGTCCTTAGTTTCGTATAAATATCCTCTGCAACAGAAAGTTTTTTGCTTACTTTAACAAGTTGCTTGTCAATCTCTTGTATCTTAATAAGGTTTTCTCTTTTACGTACAAGAGCTTTCTCTGTATCAGAAATATCAATATTTAATTTAGTTATACTATTTTCTAAATTTTCTTTTTTATCTTTAATCTCTTGCCACTGGTCATCACTTAGAGTTCTTCCATCGATATTTTTTTCTGTTTCGTCTAAAATATTTATAACTCTAGTAAGATTACTATTAAATCCATCAATCTCTTTTTTTAGATTTTCCTTTTCATTTTCTTTTAGATAATATTTCTTTACATCTTCCTTGTTTATAAAATTATATTTTTCCAAAAGTAGTGAAATATTAAGAGCATTACTTTTTATCTGTTCGCTAAGATGATTTATATCAGAAGTTACCCTTGATATTTCTACGTTATCTATACTTAATTTACTATTAATATCTTCTCTTAAATCAATTTTTTTATTTTTTAAATTAAGATTTTCTTTTATCTTTTTTTCTAAGTTTTCCAATATCTCTTGATTTTCCTCTAAAGTTATTTTTCTATCTTCTAAACTTTCTAAAGATATATCTATATAGATTTTATCAAGATTTTGACTGATAGTTTCTATCTCTTTTTGGATAGTTTCTGTTTCAAGTTTTGTATTAGAAAGATTTTTCTCTTCACGGCTAAGATTAAGAGTAGTGTTTTTAATATCACTTTCTAGTTTTACCTTTTGATTTTGTAGTGATATTTCTTTTTCTTTTATGATTTGTAACTCTTTCTTTTTATCCTCTATCTCTTTTGTTAGGCTCTCCACTTTAGATTGAATAGAATTGTAATCAATATCTGTCATAACTTTTTCTTCATACAAAATATCAAGTTTTGATTTTCTATTTGTCAGCTCTGTTATTGTACCGATAATCTCGGAAATCTTTCCTATTAGTTTATCTTTTTTAGAAGAGATATTTTTTATATCTTTATCAAGATTTAAGTTAGTAGTTTTGCTAAAATCCATTGTAACGTGATGACTTGAACCACACACTGGACAAGGTTTTCCCTCTTCCAAAGTTTTAGACAGTTCAAAGGCTAGATTTTTGATTTTCTCCTTTTCCAAAGTTTCCAAATTTTTTAGTGTAGTGATTTTTTCTTTTTCAAGTTTTTCTTTTTCTTCTTCCAAAGCTACTAGAGAGCTATCTATCTCTTTTTTCTCCTTTTGATTTTCCTCAAAAGTTTTTAATAGACTTTTCAGTTGAAGAACTTGTGAATTAATCTCTTCCAAACTTTCTTCATTAGTATTAGGCAAAAGTGAAATCTCCCTTTGATTATTCTCTAATTTGGAATTTAAAGCTTTAATTTCCTCTTGATAAATAGAGATTTGATTTTCACAGTGTAAAATATCCTTTCTATATTTTTCCAAAGTTTTCTCTTTAGCGAGAATAATTTTTTTATCAGAATAGGCATTTGAAATCTTTTGATACTCTCCCTTATCAAAATCAACTGCCCCTTTTTTAGTTTCTAGTTCCTCAGAAGTTTTGTCTAATTCCAAAAGTTCAGATTTTATAATATTTAATTGTTTTTCTAATTTTTCTTTGGAAGTTGTATATATTTTAAGGTCGTTTTCTGATTTTAAAAGATTTTTCTCTAAGTCATCATTTTTAGATATATATTCTTTTATCTCATCAGCTTGTGAGCTTTTATCAAGGATATTTTGTTGAGATAGTATATGTTCCTTTAAATCTTCCAAAGATTTTTTCTCTTGAACAAGTGAGTTATACCTCTCTAAAAGATTTTTTAAACCGTTGACCTCTGTATAATATATATCGAAATCTTTTTTTTCATTGATTAAGTTTTCCAAAAGAATTTTGTTGTCCACAAGGGATTTTTCACAATTTTTAATATCTTCACTAGATGTCCACTCAATATTTTCTTTTTGGCTCTCCCACTCTTTTTTCTCTGCCTCTAGTTTTTTCTTTTCAAGATTAGCTCTGTCTTTAAGTTTTTTTCCATACTCTTCCATATTAAAGATATTTTCTATAGTCTTTCTTTTAGCCTCTCCACGAAGTTTTAAAAACTCGCTAAACTTTCCTTGTGGTAGCACTACAGTTCTTACAAAATCTCCTACACCAAGTCCAAACTCCTCATCTAATTTTTCATCAAGTTGGGTAGATTTTTCAGCCACGATAACATCATTTTTTTTCATTAAGACTTCTTTTAATTTAAGAACTTCTACTCCCTTTGTTTTACCAATACCATATTTTCTATTAATCTCGAAAATATCACTGCCCAAAGCAAATTTAAAATATATTTCCATTTTGTCAGAGGAGTTATTAAGAAAGTTTTTTAGCCCCTCGTCAGTTGGAGAAAGTTCTTTTTCCTTAGGTATCTCCCCATAAAGAGCCAAAATAATAGCGTCTAAAATAGTTGATTTTCCGCTCCCAGTCTCTCCAAATATTCCAAATATTCCACATTCACAAAGCTTTTCAAAATCAATAATTTGTCTTTCTTTAAAGCTTTGAAATCCCTCTATCTCTAACTTAATCGGTCGCACTCTCATCATCTCCCAAAAATTTCATAAATAGATTTATAGTTTCCTCTTGTGGCTCTCCCTCGTCAAAAGATTTATAAAATTCCACAAAGGCATTCTTTATATCTAAATCTCCATAATCAACTACACTATCAAGGGTGACCTCTCCATTTTTCGTTACTGGTATAATCTCCAAAATATTTTTATTTTTTCTAATCTCTTTAAGTAAATGATTTGGCATAAAAGTATCTGTGTGGATTTTTAGATATATCCATTCTTGTGAGTCCATCATTTTCTGAGAAAATTCCACTCCCTCATCAATTCCATTTACCTCATAATTTTTGATAGGCTTATAATTTTCCAAAACAATCTCTTTAACCTCAGTAGAAAGTCCACCATTTACATCAGCTATAAATACTTTTTTGGCAAATTTATTTTCAGTCAAACGATACTCAATGGGAGAACCTGAATAGTAAGCTCTTTTGTTTGTATATTTAATAGGTCTGTGGATATGTCCAAGAGCGATATAATCTACCTCAGGCAAATCTTCCAAAGCCACACCTCTAGCTCCTCCTAGCTCAATTGCTTTTTCGTCGCCGTCTCCCTCACTTCCAGTGATAAAGATATGTGTCATTATAATTTTTGGAATATCACAAGGAACTCCATCAACACCTTTTTTCAAAATCTCCCCAATCCTTTTAGAATAAGAACTTTCTTCATCAAACTCCTCATTAAGAGAAAGCTCACTTGGATATGGCAGTGAGTAGATAAATATTTTTTCTTCCTCTATATCAAGAGTTATACCACCTTCAGAGGATTTAATAAGATGAAAATCTCCATATTTTCCTACTTCTTTTTTCTCAAAAGGTTTCTCATAGATAATAACTCCAAAGTCTCTTGCTAAATTTTTACAAGCTGATAGACGTTCGGGACTATCGTGATTACCGGGAATAATTACAATAGCTCTTTTACCAGAACCAGAAAGTTTTTTTAAGGAATCAAAAAATAAACTCTCTGCCTCAGAAGAGGGATTTGGTGTATCAAAAATATCCCCAGCTATTAAGATAACTTTTGGGTCTTCCTCTCTAACAATCATTTCTAATGTATCTATAAATTTTTTTTGTTCTTCAATCCGTTTTAGCCCTTCTAGTTTCTTTCCTAGATGCCAATCTGATGTGTGTAAAATCTTCATATTATCACCTCTTGATAAGATTATACCATAGAATTTATAAAAAATAAAAAAAGAGACTGTTGGATTTTTATTTAGAAAGAATATAGATTAAAAATTACGAAAATTATGGAGAAAAATTAGATTTATAAATCAATTTTTTGTAATCTGTAGTAATTTTTAATTTTATTATTCTTTAAATTTGAAACAGTCTCTTTACTTTTATTAATTATTTATTTTTAGTTTTCTAAAAAACTAGAATGATAATCCACCAGATATTGGAAGTACAGCTCCAGTGATATAAGAAGATTCATCACTAGCTAAGAATAATACTGCGTTTGCAACATCTTCTTTAGTTCCCATTCTTTGTAAAGGCACACCACTTAAGATTCCTTCAACAGCTTTTTCAGATAATTTGTCAGTCATTGGACTTTGGATAAATCCAGGTGCTACACAGTTAACTCTGATTTGTGCTCCTTTTCTACAAAGTTCTTTTTTCCAAGTTTGGCTCATAGCGATAACTCCAGCTTTTGTAGCAGAGTAGTTAGTTTGACCGATGTTTCCATATAGACCTACTACTGATGATAAAGTTATGATAGATCCTTTTTTAGCTTTTGTCATTACAGGTGCAA
This genomic window from Fusobacterium perfoetens contains:
- a CDS encoding AAA family ATPase, with product MRPIKLEIEGFQSFKERQIIDFEKLCECGIFGIFGETGSGKSTILDAIILALYGEIPKEKELSPTDEGLKNFLNNSSDKMEIYFKFALGSDIFEINRKYGIGKTKGVEVLKLKEVLMKKNDVIVAEKSTQLDEKLDEEFGLGVGDFVRTVVLPQGKFSEFLKLRGEAKRKTIENIFNMEEYGKKLKDRANLEKKKLEAEKKEWESQKENIEWTSSEDIKNCEKSLVDNKILLENLINEKKDFDIYYTEVNGLKNLLERYNSLVQEKKSLEDLKEHILSQQNILDKSSQADEIKEYISKNDDLEKNLLKSENDLKIYTTSKEKLEKQLNIIKSELLELDKTSEELETKKGAVDFDKGEYQKISNAYSDKKIILAKEKTLEKYRKDILHCENQISIYQEEIKALNSKLENNQREISLLPNTNEESLEEINSQVLQLKSLLKTFEENQKEKKEIDSSLVALEEEKEKLEKEKITTLKNLETLEKEKIKNLAFELSKTLEEGKPCPVCGSSHHVTMDFSKTTNLNLDKDIKNISSKKDKLIGKISEIIGTITELTNRKSKLDILYEEKVMTDIDYNSIQSKVESLTKEIEDKKKELQIIKEKEISLQNQKVKLESDIKNTTLNLSREEKNLSNTKLETETIQKEIETISQNLDKIYIDISLESLEDRKITLEENQEILENLEKKIKENLNLKNKKIDLREDINSKLSIDNVEISRVTSDINHLSEQIKSNALNISLLLEKYNFINKEDVKKYYLKENEKENLKKEIDGFNSNLTRVINILDETEKNIDGRTLSDDQWQEIKDKKENLENSITKLNIDISDTEKALVRKRENLIKIQEIDKQLVKVSKKLSVAEDIYTKLRTKDFVSFLVDKKLKNVVAMASQRLNKISNGRYQLTSDESSNFYVVDFFNEGKRRRTATLSGGETFVVSLCLALALSKQLQLKGKRPLEFFFLDEGFGSLDSKLLDKVMDSIENIRSEEKIKIGIITHLEELKLRVLKRIQVEKAIPGERGSKIKMI
- a CDS encoding metallophosphoesterase family protein, which translates into the protein MKILHTSDWHLGKKLEGLKRIEEQKKFIDTLEMIVREEDPKVILIAGDIFDTPNPSSEAESLFFDSLKKLSGSGKRAIVIIPGNHDSPERLSACKNLARDFGVIIYEKPFEKKEVGKYGDFHLIKSSEGGITLDIEEEKIFIYSLPYPSELSLNEEFDEESSYSKRIGEILKKGVDGVPCDIPKIIMTHIFITGSEGDGDEKAIELGGARGVALEDLPEVDYIALGHIHRPIKYTNKRAYYSGSPIEYRLTENKFAKKVFIADVNGGLSTEVKEIVLENYKPIKNYEVNGIDEGVEFSQKMMDSQEWIYLKIHTDTFMPNHLLKEIRKNKNILEIIPVTKNGEVTLDSVVDYGDLDIKNAFVEFYKSFDEGEPQEETINLFMKFLGDDESATD
- the fabG gene encoding 3-oxoacyl-[acyl-carrier-protein] reductase encodes the protein MNRLEGKVCLVTGGAAGIGRAIVERFASEGAKMVVACDVNPCEYTEPNVVGKILNVTDREGIKALVKEIVEEYGPIDVLVNNAGITKDAPFVRMSEEQWDAVININLKGVFNVTQAVAPVMTKAKKGSIITLSSVVGLYGNIGQTNYSATKAGVIAMSQTWKKELCRKGAQIRVNCVAPGFIQSPMTDKLSEKAVEGILSGVPLQRMGTKEDVANAVLFLASDESSYITGAVLPISGGLSF